From a single Sporosarcina oncorhynchi genomic region:
- a CDS encoding YqkE family protein, whose product MAKKKRLQATPVKRQKEKNIFSDALDDDILMKLKAAKKDLLADEQTKEEERQEQLRKDREEREKNKTFAELLDEYDKETTKY is encoded by the coding sequence GTGGCAAAGAAAAAAAGACTGCAAGCAACTCCAGTAAAACGACAGAAGGAAAAAAATATATTCTCTGATGCGCTTGATGATGATATTCTGATGAAACTGAAAGCGGCCAAGAAAGATCTATTAGCCGACGAACAAACAAAAGAGGAAGAACGTCAAGAACAACTTCGAAAAGATCGTGAAGAACGTGAAAAGAACAAAACATTTGCAGAACTGCTCGACGAATACGATAAGGAAACTACAAAATATTGA
- a CDS encoding acetyl-CoA C-acetyltransferase — MSNEVVIVSAVRTAIGSFLGSLKDIPATELGAIVIKDALERAGVKGDQVDEVIMGNVLQAGLGQNPARQAAIKGGLPESVAAMTINKVCGSGLKAVHLARQAIIAGDAEIIVAGGMENMSQAPFLLQNAREGFKMGDQKVVDSMISDGLWCAFNDYHMGITAENLCDRYSLTREEQDAFSAASQEKASAAIENGRFKDEIVPVSIPQRKGDPIIFDTDEYVKNGTTVEKLAKLRPAFKKDGSVTAGNASGINDGAAAFVIMSKTKADELGITPLATITANANAGVDPAVMGIGPVQAVKKVLSKSGMKLEDIDLIEANEAFAAQSLAVDRELEFDKEKLNVNGGAIALGHPIGASGARILVTLLHEMKRRDVKTGLATLCIGGGQGVATIVQRP; from the coding sequence ATGTCAAACGAAGTAGTAATTGTCAGTGCCGTCAGAACGGCAATCGGTTCTTTTTTAGGATCACTGAAGGATATTCCGGCAACTGAATTGGGTGCCATCGTCATCAAAGATGCACTTGAACGTGCAGGTGTAAAAGGGGACCAGGTCGATGAGGTCATCATGGGGAATGTACTTCAAGCTGGCCTCGGGCAAAATCCAGCACGACAAGCGGCAATCAAGGGGGGACTGCCTGAATCAGTGGCTGCTATGACGATTAATAAAGTATGTGGATCAGGTTTAAAAGCAGTCCATCTGGCAAGACAGGCAATCATTGCGGGAGATGCGGAAATCATTGTTGCCGGCGGGATGGAAAACATGAGTCAGGCACCTTTTCTTTTGCAAAACGCTCGTGAGGGTTTCAAAATGGGTGATCAGAAAGTCGTCGACAGTATGATATCTGACGGTCTCTGGTGTGCATTCAATGATTACCATATGGGAATTACAGCAGAAAATTTATGTGACCGCTATTCACTTACTCGAGAAGAACAAGATGCTTTTTCTGCAGCTTCTCAAGAAAAAGCATCTGCGGCTATTGAAAATGGTCGATTCAAAGATGAAATCGTACCCGTTTCGATACCACAGCGTAAAGGTGATCCTATCATCTTTGACACGGATGAATATGTTAAAAATGGCACGACAGTAGAAAAACTTGCAAAATTACGTCCGGCTTTCAAAAAAGACGGCAGTGTTACAGCGGGAAATGCTTCAGGTATAAATGATGGTGCTGCAGCATTTGTCATCATGTCTAAAACCAAAGCTGACGAATTAGGTATTACGCCATTAGCGACAATTACTGCGAATGCCAATGCTGGCGTTGATCCAGCTGTAATGGGGATCGGACCTGTACAAGCTGTGAAAAAAGTGCTATCCAAATCAGGCATGAAACTTGAAGACATCGATCTGATCGAAGCGAATGAAGCATTTGCAGCTCAGTCGCTTGCTGTTGACCGGGAACTTGAATTTGATAAAGAAAAACTGAATGTAAATGGAGGAGCGATTGCGCTTGGACATCCAATTGGTGCGAGTGGAGCCAGAATTCTTGTCACATTGCTTCATGAAATGAAACGTCGTGATGTGAAAACAGGTTTGGCGACTCTTTGTATAGGTGGGGGACAAGGCGTTGCAACAATTGTTCAACGTCCTTAA
- a CDS encoding hydroxymethylglutaryl-CoA lyase, whose translation MFILPKNVTIIEVGPRDGLQNEKNHVDETDKLQFIHSLQAAGIREMELTSFVSPKWVPQMADAKAIVEKSDRIGRQFVLAPNAKGAELALESNADSIAVFVGVSNTFNQKNINRTTEESMDALEPVIAKLKHDGIFVRACISTAFYCPYEGKIELKDVLNLCSRFVSMGVDELSVADTIGMANPVESYELFFQLKKEFPEILITAHFHDTRKMAMANIFAALQAGIDRFDTSAGGLGGCPFAPGATGNVATEDVVNMLDSLGIETGIDVDKICAAVETIAQHVSHPIETGMYRLYKNKIH comes from the coding sequence ATGTTTATTTTACCAAAGAACGTAACAATTATCGAGGTAGGACCTAGAGACGGTCTACAAAACGAAAAAAACCATGTGGATGAGACAGATAAACTGCAATTCATACACTCTTTGCAGGCAGCTGGTATCCGCGAAATGGAACTTACATCATTTGTTTCACCGAAGTGGGTTCCTCAAATGGCAGATGCAAAAGCAATAGTTGAAAAATCGGACAGAATCGGCAGACAATTTGTACTCGCTCCAAATGCAAAAGGGGCCGAGCTTGCATTGGAATCTAATGCAGACAGTATTGCAGTTTTCGTCGGGGTCAGCAATACTTTTAACCAAAAGAACATCAATCGTACGACTGAAGAGAGCATGGACGCACTTGAACCCGTGATTGCTAAATTGAAACATGACGGCATCTTTGTGCGCGCATGTATTTCAACCGCGTTCTATTGTCCGTATGAGGGTAAGATCGAATTGAAAGATGTCTTGAATCTATGTAGTCGATTTGTTTCAATGGGTGTAGATGAATTAAGTGTCGCAGATACGATTGGGATGGCGAATCCAGTGGAAAGTTATGAGCTGTTTTTCCAACTCAAAAAAGAATTCCCTGAAATTCTTATAACTGCACATTTCCATGATACCCGCAAAATGGCGATGGCCAATATTTTTGCTGCTTTACAGGCCGGGATAGATCGTTTCGACACGTCTGCAGGTGGCTTGGGTGGTTGTCCGTTTGCACCTGGTGCAACGGGGAATGTAGCGACTGAGGACGTAGTCAATATGCTCGATTCACTTGGAATTGAAACAGGTATTGATGTCGATAAGATTTGTGCCGCCGTAGAAACGATTGCTCAACATGTTTCACATCCGATTGAAACAGGAATGTACAGATTATATAAGAACAAGATCCACTAA
- a CDS encoding alpha/beta hydrolase, with the protein MKRRFLYATGIIGSIYTAILTILAFYATNRLMFMKVKDSDLILKREILAKRFDERWYESVRKDDFWVDSPNGYPLRAVFLRPLDTTKTVIICHGVTENKINSIKYARLFERLGFNSVVYDHRRHGDSGGKTTSFGFYEKSDLGSVVSAVRDRIGSRALLGIHGESMGAATMILYGGEHDDEVDFYIADCPFSDFTEQILHIMRTNTPLRNPMTLRIANLLLKFRDGYTTNLVSPRQVISNISKPMLFIHSLEDDFILPDMTKELFKLKKDRKLMKLFPKGAHAKSFNDNPEEYEREVQNFFREFGFTSA; encoded by the coding sequence TTGAAAAGGCGCTTCCTCTACGCCACAGGAATCATCGGGAGCATTTATACAGCCATTCTTACCATCCTTGCATTCTACGCAACAAACCGTTTAATGTTCATGAAAGTAAAAGACAGTGATTTAATTTTAAAAAGGGAAATTTTAGCAAAGAGATTCGATGAACGTTGGTATGAATCAGTCCGAAAAGATGATTTTTGGGTCGACTCACCAAATGGTTATCCACTTCGAGCTGTTTTCCTGCGTCCGCTTGACACGACAAAGACAGTAATTATCTGTCATGGTGTAACGGAGAATAAAATCAACTCCATCAAATACGCTCGCTTGTTCGAACGTCTTGGTTTTAACTCCGTCGTCTATGATCACCGGCGGCACGGTGATTCTGGCGGTAAAACAACGAGTTTCGGCTTTTATGAAAAAAGTGATTTAGGATCAGTTGTTTCGGCTGTTCGTGATCGTATCGGCAGTCGGGCATTACTCGGTATCCACGGGGAGTCGATGGGCGCAGCAACGATGATATTATATGGTGGGGAACATGATGATGAGGTAGATTTTTATATTGCTGACTGTCCGTTCTCCGACTTCACTGAGCAAATCCTTCATATCATGAGAACGAATACACCGTTGCGGAATCCAATGACGTTAAGAATAGCGAATCTGCTACTTAAATTTAGAGATGGTTATACAACAAATCTGGTATCACCACGGCAAGTTATATCCAACATCTCCAAACCAATGCTATTCATCCATAGCCTGGAAGATGATTTCATTTTGCCTGATATGACAAAAGAGCTTTTCAAACTGAAGAAAGACCGAAAACTGATGAAACTATTCCCTAAAGGGGCGCATGCGAAATCATTTAACGACAATCCAGAAGAATACGAACGTGAAGTCCAAAATTTCTTTCGGGAATTCGGTTTCACTTCAGCTTAA
- a CDS encoding YneF family protein produces MVLGTGWWILIVVVALIAGVALGFFIARQYMMKYLKENPPINEQMLRMMMMQMGQKPSQKKINQMMNQMNKMNDKK; encoded by the coding sequence ATGGTGTTAGGCACGGGATGGTGGATCCTGATCGTTGTCGTAGCATTAATAGCTGGTGTGGCCCTCGGATTTTTCATCGCTCGTCAATACATGATGAAATATCTAAAAGAGAACCCGCCAATTAATGAGCAAATGTTGCGTATGATGATGATGCAGATGGGACAAAAACCTTCACAAAAGAAGATTAACCAGATGATGAATCAAATGAATAAGATGAATGATAAAAAATAA
- the sirA gene encoding sporulation inhibitor of replication protein SirA — MRTYDIYKVKKRYQSFILGRENLLYELLKDYSTDEPLQEVTYLCDEIEESAIDQAILYNLGKSFTKVESDDGEYKLSHPVKGSIHISLSPYSLQAYCDGSRMLDLDLFVALSGAEDRFFAVMDEHGEWGWLKPIKHEHHLVNDQKIFF; from the coding sequence ATGAGGACATATGATATTTACAAAGTCAAAAAGCGGTACCAATCATTCATCTTAGGAAGGGAAAACCTTCTTTATGAATTATTAAAAGACTATAGTACAGATGAACCTTTGCAGGAAGTCACCTATCTATGTGATGAAATTGAGGAATCGGCAATTGATCAGGCGATCCTTTACAACCTAGGAAAAAGTTTTACGAAGGTCGAAAGTGATGATGGTGAATATAAACTCTCTCATCCTGTGAAAGGTTCTATCCATATTTCTCTTAGTCCATATTCATTACAAGCGTATTGCGACGGATCAAGAATGTTGGATTTAGACTTATTTGTTGCTTTGTCAGGAGCAGAAGACCGTTTCTTTGCGGTAATGGACGAGCATGGTGAGTGGGGATGGTTAAAACCAATTAAGCATGAGCATCATTTGGTGAATGATCAGAAAATATTCTTTTAA